The Blautia obeum ATCC 29174 region CATTTTTTTGTTGCCAGACAGTCTGTTATACGTAAAGCTGGCGGCTTCAGGCAGGAATTTGACGGAGCGCAGGATCATGATTTTATCTTTCGCTGTGTAGAGGAGGCCGGCAAGATCGGACATGTTCCGGAAATCCTTTATCACTGGCGGACGCATAAAGCATCTACGGCAGATAATCCTGCAAGCAAGATGTATGCATTTGAAGCAGGCAGGCGTGCAATTGAAGCACATCTGAAACGCACCGGTACAGAGGGAACAGTAACACATACACCGGATCTCGGATTTTTCCGGGTACAGTATCCGGTCCATGGAGAACCGCTTGTTTCGATCATCATTCCAAATAAAGATGAGAAAGAAGCGCTTCATGCGTGTATTGCATCTATAAAAGAAAAAACAAAATATCAGAATTATGAGATCATCATTGTAGAGAATAACAGTACTTCTGAGGAGATTTTTGCATATTACGAAGAACTGAAGAAAGATCCGAAGATTCGAGTCATTCGCTGGGAAAAAGAATTTAATTATTCTGCAATCAACAATTATGGAGCACGTTATGCAAATGGGGAGTATCTTCTGTTCCTGAATAATGATGTGACAGTTATTACAGAAGGTTGGTTGACAGAAATGCTTGGAATGTGTCAGCGCAGGGAGGTCGGAGCAGTAGGTGTAAAGCTGCTTTATCCGGATGATACGATCCAGCATGCAGGCTGTGTAATTGGAATTGGCGGAATTGCCGGACATATGTTCGTGAATATGCCGGCAAATCGTACCGGATATCTGCATAAGGCTTCAATCCTTCAGGACATGAGTGCAGTGACTGCAGCATGCATGATGATGAAAAAAGCAGCTTTTGAGGAAGTTGGTGGATTTACCGAGGAACTGTCCGTTGCATTCAATGATGTAGATCTTTGTCTGAAGGTCAGAGAGACTGGCAGACTGATCGTTTATGATCC contains the following coding sequences:
- a CDS encoding glycosyltransferase family 2 protein, with the protein product MSKNKDVAGHIEWGRMLKKLNPYTIKKGLRYFKHYGPKEFWIRLHERFEPEEVPYGPWYEAYIPDEAELEKQRHHRFSSAPLISVAVPAYRTPETFLRQMIDSLLAQTYGNWELCIANGSPDDEQMKQVLAEYTQRDSRIRVQELKENLGIAGNTNAALAMTEGEFAGILDHDDLLAPNALYEIALALEKDPELDAVYTDEDKVTTDLSEHFQPHLKPDFNLDLLRSNNYICHFFVARQSVIRKAGGFRQEFDGAQDHDFIFRCVEEAGKIGHVPEILYHWRTHKASTADNPASKMYAFEAGRRAIEAHLKRTGTEGTVTHTPDLGFFRVQYPVHGEPLVSIIIPNKDEKEALHACIASIKEKTKYQNYEIIIVENNSTSEEIFAYYEELKKDPKIRVIRWEKEFNYSAINNYGARYANGEYLLFLNNDVTVITEGWLTEMLGMCQRREVGAVGVKLLYPDDTIQHAGCVIGIGGIAGHMFVNMPANRTGYLHKASILQDMSAVTAACMMMKKAAFEEVGGFTEELSVAFNDVDLCLKVRETGRLIVYDPYVQLYHMESKTRGAEDSQEKVRRFQEEIEYIRCHWIDILKKGDPYYNKNLSLSKWNYSLRPLKGMELKEKENR